A region of Chitinophaga horti DNA encodes the following proteins:
- a CDS encoding RagB/SusD family nutrient uptake outer membrane protein, giving the protein MKKIFLILTATLALGISSCSKYLDQVPDDVLTIDDIFKSKVNTDKFLANVYSSLPNENQERYTNTAHSGVFTAASDEAVYTWTFPYSTQLNASTWAKTDGNISTWWSNYYKGVRNAGYFIQQIDGANALEVPELTKKYYKAEARALRAMFYFFLVRMYGPVLILGEDPVDLNTPLSDLQYSRSHIDTCINYIANELDKAYEELDYTPFNGEIGRVTKGACKAFKVQALMLAASPLYNGNANYTDFKNVDGTPLVNTTYDANKWKRAADAAKAFIDEFVTTQGTYALFRDNNADPYMAAYLACRNVHLVEWNQEWIYGRSKSESYLRYDRMGKHVGAPSEQQGGGSLGATQTMVDAFYMANGLPITDPASGYQATGFTSFRAPFDNTTRSTYNQWINREPRFYVSITYNKSLWLYGSNVITDMEFSGNSGKSKSTSDVSPTGYIPRKAVPQTETRRGAPYLRLANIYLDYVEALNEYDPGNADILTYLNLIRTRAGVSGFGTGVVPVPAGPAAMREAIRTERRIELAFENARFFDTRRWLIAENTNNGPIWGMNMNADGAAFYTPTISSTRTFRKDRDYLFPIPNNETLLNQNLVQNPNW; this is encoded by the coding sequence ATGAAAAAGATTTTCTTGATACTTACAGCTACTTTGGCGCTTGGCATCAGCTCTTGCTCCAAGTACCTGGACCAGGTGCCAGATGACGTACTGACGATCGACGACATCTTCAAATCAAAGGTGAATACAGATAAGTTTCTTGCAAACGTATATTCATCTCTGCCGAATGAAAACCAGGAGCGTTATACCAATACTGCGCACTCCGGTGTTTTCACGGCGGCTTCCGACGAGGCTGTTTATACTTGGACTTTCCCTTACAGTACGCAGTTGAATGCTAGTACCTGGGCAAAAACCGATGGCAATATTTCTACCTGGTGGAGCAACTATTATAAAGGTGTGCGTAATGCAGGTTACTTCATTCAGCAGATCGATGGTGCGAATGCCCTCGAGGTACCTGAATTAACTAAGAAGTATTACAAGGCTGAAGCAAGAGCTTTACGCGCTATGTTCTATTTCTTCCTGGTACGTATGTACGGGCCGGTATTGATCCTGGGCGAAGACCCTGTAGATCTTAACACGCCGCTGTCGGACCTGCAGTATTCCCGCTCGCACATTGATACCTGTATCAACTACATCGCCAACGAGCTGGATAAAGCTTACGAAGAGCTGGATTATACTCCCTTCAATGGTGAGATTGGCCGTGTAACGAAAGGTGCATGTAAAGCATTTAAGGTTCAGGCCCTTATGCTGGCTGCGAGCCCGCTCTATAACGGTAACGCCAACTATACCGACTTCAAAAATGTGGACGGTACTCCGCTGGTAAATACTACCTATGATGCCAACAAGTGGAAGCGTGCTGCCGATGCTGCTAAAGCATTCATTGACGAGTTCGTGACCACACAGGGTACTTATGCACTGTTCAGGGACAACAACGCAGATCCTTACATGGCTGCTTACCTGGCTTGCCGCAACGTACACCTGGTAGAATGGAATCAGGAGTGGATTTATGGTCGCTCCAAATCAGAAAGCTACCTGCGTTATGACAGGATGGGTAAACACGTAGGTGCACCGTCCGAACAACAGGGGGGTGGCTCTCTGGGTGCTACCCAAACAATGGTAGATGCATTCTATATGGCAAACGGCCTGCCGATCACCGATCCGGCTTCCGGCTACCAGGCTACAGGTTTCACTTCGTTCAGAGCACCTTTCGACAATACTACGAGAAGCACTTACAACCAATGGATCAATCGCGAACCAAGATTCTATGTAAGCATCACTTATAACAAAAGCCTGTGGCTTTATGGTTCTAACGTGATCACCGATATGGAATTCAGCGGTAACTCCGGTAAATCAAAAAGTACTTCCGACGTATCGCCTACCGGCTACATTCCAAGGAAGGCAGTTCCACAGACTGAAACCAGGCGTGGTGCTCCGTACCTCCGTTTGGCCAATATCTACCTCGACTACGTAGAGGCGCTGAACGAATACGATCCGGGTAATGCCGATATCCTGACTTATCTGAATCTCATTCGTACCCGTGCAGGTGTTTCCGGCTTCGGTACTGGCGTTGTTCCTGTTCCTGCTGGTCCGGCTGCAATGCGTGAAGCTATCCGTACGGAAAGAAGAATTGAACTTGCGTTCGAAAATGCCCGCTTCTTCGATACCCGTCGCTGGTTGATCGCCGAAAATACCAATAACGGCCCAATCTGGGGTATGAACATGAATGCAGATGGTGCAGCGTTCTATACGCCGACCATCTCTTCAACACGTACGTTCCGTAAAGACCGTGACTACCTGTTCCCGATCCCGAACAACGAGACGTTACTGAACCAGAACCTGGTACAGAACCCGAATTGGTAA
- a CDS encoding SusC/RagA family TonB-linked outer membrane protein — MNALLLVGLLVTMNALAQQENGVIKITGTVKDELKTAMPGVTIVNLSTKTGTTTKENGSFEINAKRGDSLSARMIGYDAFNFVISNIINFEITLVATNNSLNEVVVVGFGEQKKISLVGAQSSVSVEDIKTPVANLSAALAGRIAGLVGVQRSGLPGSNSADVWIRGISTFNGSGNSASPLIVVDGVQGRDINAFDPEDISSFTILKDAAATAVYGVAGANGVILITTKKGVSGKPNLMFNYNQGLTAFTKRPDLMDGVSYMLLRNEAQRNSGMTPEYSNNYINGTIKQEDPYLYPDVDWMEEMFNKTAMNRRANFAARGGSDFATYYTSLAYYEEESLLKTDNLQAYDASTKFRRYNFTSNVSMDWTKTTKFELGVQGYVTQTNMPGISPEEAFDNVMQTNPVLYPTMYPGGYLPGVSSHGAQPNPYGQLTQSGYRNLFGNQLYTNARITQDLKAWLPGLSASAMYSFDGYNGHQIDRTRSRSTYLLNRIVPYLDDGTMNLNLIYSGNDDLGYGRVNSGRRANYFEGGFNYQRAWDDHNVTGMILFNQRERVEAFASSATNSLPYRNRGVAARGTYSYQDKYFAEVNFGYNGSENFIPGRKYGFFPALGVGWVVSNEKFFEPLKDVVSFLKVRYSDGYVGDGSGGNRRFGFLTIVSTGADGFYFGSGTNQVGFQNGTNIDSYGTDVTWAKSHKQDLGLEFNLFRDKLTVVTDIFKERREGVFLQRGSLPSYIGLNSAPWGNLGIIENKGIDGTVTLNPVEIGKDLFIDFRGTFSFNRDKVIENDMAKQPEPYMERRGKNYLSTYGYVAEKLFESQEEIDKSPSQADLGNTLPGDIKYKDLNGDGVINANDITRIGNGDVPTTVYGFGLNLTWKQFYVGAFFQGVAGADRLLNGDGIIPFNNSTGAERSNLFWQAEDRWTVENPNPHAFYPRLGYGSAANKMNSYTSSWWVKDIDFIRLKTVDLGYNLPKNAAKALRMKNARIYFQGVNLFYWSKFKLWDPELNTGNGTAYPNIRTFSVGVQANF, encoded by the coding sequence ATGAACGCCCTGCTCCTGGTTGGGTTGTTAGTAACTATGAATGCGCTTGCGCAGCAAGAAAACGGGGTCATTAAGATCACGGGCACCGTTAAAGATGAGTTAAAGACGGCGATGCCTGGCGTAACGATCGTCAACCTTTCTACTAAAACGGGAACTACTACTAAAGAAAATGGTTCCTTTGAAATAAACGCAAAAAGAGGCGACAGCCTTTCTGCGCGTATGATCGGTTACGATGCATTTAACTTCGTAATCAGCAATATCATCAACTTTGAAATTACACTGGTTGCTACTAATAACTCACTGAATGAAGTGGTAGTAGTAGGTTTCGGTGAGCAGAAGAAAATCTCCCTCGTAGGTGCACAATCTTCTGTGAGCGTAGAAGATATCAAAACGCCGGTAGCTAACCTGAGCGCCGCACTGGCGGGTAGAATCGCCGGTCTGGTAGGTGTACAACGTTCCGGCTTACCTGGCTCTAACTCTGCGGATGTGTGGATCAGGGGTATCTCTACCTTCAACGGTTCTGGTAACAGCGCCTCTCCACTGATCGTGGTAGACGGTGTGCAAGGTCGTGATATCAACGCTTTCGATCCTGAAGACATATCTTCCTTCACTATCCTGAAAGATGCTGCTGCTACTGCAGTATACGGTGTAGCTGGTGCAAACGGTGTAATCCTGATCACCACTAAAAAAGGTGTATCCGGCAAACCGAACCTGATGTTCAACTACAACCAGGGTCTTACTGCCTTTACAAAAAGGCCTGACCTGATGGACGGTGTGAGCTACATGCTGCTCCGTAACGAAGCACAGCGCAATTCAGGCATGACGCCAGAATATTCTAACAACTACATTAACGGTACTATCAAACAGGAAGATCCATACCTGTATCCCGATGTAGACTGGATGGAAGAAATGTTTAACAAAACCGCTATGAACAGGCGTGCGAACTTTGCTGCCCGTGGTGGTAGCGACTTCGCCACTTATTATACTTCACTCGCTTACTACGAAGAAGAAAGCCTGCTGAAAACTGATAACCTCCAGGCTTATGACGCCAGCACTAAATTCAGGCGTTATAACTTCACCTCCAACGTTTCGATGGACTGGACTAAGACCACGAAATTCGAACTGGGCGTGCAAGGTTATGTAACACAAACCAACATGCCAGGTATCAGCCCGGAGGAGGCATTCGATAACGTAATGCAGACTAACCCGGTTCTGTACCCTACAATGTACCCAGGCGGTTATCTGCCAGGTGTGAGCTCACACGGTGCACAGCCCAACCCTTACGGACAGTTAACACAGTCTGGTTACCGTAACCTCTTCGGCAACCAGTTGTATACCAACGCCCGTATCACCCAGGACCTGAAAGCATGGTTGCCTGGTTTGAGCGCTTCTGCTATGTACTCTTTTGACGGTTATAATGGTCACCAGATCGACCGCACACGCAGCCGCAGCACTTACCTGCTGAACCGCATCGTGCCCTACCTGGACGACGGTACTATGAACCTCAACCTGATTTACTCTGGTAACGACGATCTCGGTTATGGCAGGGTGAACAGTGGCAGACGAGCAAACTATTTTGAAGGTGGCTTTAACTACCAGCGTGCATGGGACGATCATAACGTAACCGGTATGATCCTCTTCAACCAGCGTGAAAGAGTGGAAGCGTTTGCAAGCAGCGCCACTAACTCACTGCCTTACCGTAACCGCGGTGTGGCTGCAAGGGGTACTTACTCCTACCAGGATAAATACTTTGCAGAGGTGAACTTTGGTTACAACGGTTCTGAAAACTTCATCCCGGGCAGAAAGTACGGTTTCTTCCCTGCATTAGGTGTAGGCTGGGTAGTGTCTAACGAGAAGTTCTTCGAGCCATTGAAAGATGTAGTGTCCTTCCTGAAAGTACGTTACTCTGATGGTTATGTAGGTGATGGCAGCGGTGGTAACCGTCGTTTCGGCTTCCTTACCATTGTTAGCACTGGTGCAGATGGCTTCTACTTCGGTTCTGGCACCAACCAGGTTGGTTTCCAGAATGGTACTAACATCGACAGCTACGGTACTGATGTTACCTGGGCTAAGTCACACAAACAGGACCTCGGTCTTGAATTTAACTTGTTCCGCGATAAGCTGACTGTAGTTACAGACATCTTTAAAGAAAGACGCGAAGGCGTATTCCTGCAAAGGGGCTCGCTGCCTTCTTATATTGGTCTGAACAGTGCTCCGTGGGGTAACCTCGGTATCATCGAGAACAAAGGTATTGATGGTACAGTTACACTGAACCCGGTTGAAATCGGTAAAGATCTGTTCATCGACTTCCGTGGTACATTCTCTTTTAACAGAGATAAGGTAATTGAGAACGATATGGCTAAACAGCCAGAACCATATATGGAGAGAAGGGGTAAAAACTACCTGTCTACTTATGGTTATGTAGCTGAAAAACTGTTCGAAAGCCAGGAAGAGATCGACAAAAGCCCAAGCCAGGCTGATCTCGGCAACACACTGCCAGGCGATATTAAATATAAAGACCTGAACGGTGACGGCGTGATCAACGCAAACGACATCACCAGGATTGGTAATGGAGACGTACCTACAACCGTTTACGGTTTCGGTTTAAACCTGACCTGGAAACAGTTCTATGTAGGCGCCTTCTTCCAGGGTGTTGCTGGTGCAGACAGGCTCTTGAATGGCGATGGTATTATCCCGTTCAATAACAGCACTGGTGCTGAAAGAAGTAATTTGTTCTGGCAGGCTGAAGACAGGTGGACTGTGGAAAATCCAAATCCACATGCATTCTACCCCCGTTTAGGTTATGGTTCTGCTGCGAACAAAATGAATTCTTATACTTCATCATGGTGGGTTAAAGATATCGACTTCATTCGTCTGAAAACAGTTGACCTGGGCTACAACCTGCCTAAGAATGCTGCCAAAGCGCTTAGAATGAAGAATGCCAGGATTTACTTCCAGGGTGTTAACCTGTTCTACTGGAGCAAGTTTAAACTGTGGGATCCTGAGCTGAACACCGGTAACGGTACGGCTTATCCAAACATCAGGACCTTTAGTGTTGGTGTACAAGCCAACTTCTAG
- a CDS encoding discoidin domain-containing protein, whose protein sequence is MMMFKSTKVNAVFFLGMLLLFLASCDDKTERTYELLPPNAEGEVDVTSLGKLSVNIENGSGVTGGEGSPKVVDGAADTKFLTNPFVDTMWIELNLLASQRVDAYTLTAANDAPTRDPRDWALKGSKDRVNWVTLDARTGEVFAARFQKNRYEFANEEKYKYYRLYITKHGGDQRFQLAEWRIISMPQQ, encoded by the coding sequence ATGATGATGTTCAAATCAACCAAAGTTAACGCCGTGTTCTTTCTTGGCATGCTGTTGTTATTCCTGGCAAGCTGCGACGACAAGACCGAACGGACGTACGAACTGCTCCCGCCAAATGCAGAAGGCGAGGTAGATGTGACCAGTCTCGGCAAGTTATCAGTTAACATCGAAAACGGATCGGGAGTAACCGGAGGTGAAGGTTCCCCGAAAGTGGTAGATGGTGCGGCTGATACGAAGTTCCTGACTAATCCATTCGTCGACACTATGTGGATCGAGTTGAATCTGCTGGCTTCTCAGCGTGTGGATGCCTACACACTTACAGCTGCAAATGACGCACCTACCCGCGATCCGCGAGACTGGGCCCTTAAAGGATCCAAGGACCGCGTAAACTGGGTTACACTCGACGCCCGCACTGGCGAAGTATTTGCCGCCCGCTTCCAAAAGAACCGTTATGAGTTCGCGAACGAGGAAAAGTACAAGTATTATCGCCTCTACATCACCAAACACGGTGGTGACCAACGTTTCCAGCTGGCTGAATGGCGTATTATCAGCATGCCTCAGCAATAG
- a CDS encoding RagB/SusD family nutrient uptake outer membrane protein produces MKRIINISLLSVSLLAASCKKDYLSTVPTDATGSATVFATTENAKGAVNGLAKMMTSQYLSVQGLNGEGSIKMWWGNYPGAHFYVNLPGWATVINSMNHENASSTYTFYPWYYYYKIISNANTIVVNIDNATGPESDKQFIKAQALTYRAYSYMMLAQLYGYRWSDSQNGSTGGLVLRTDVSTGDMPLSTLAETYALIYADLDKAIELYTQSGKSRSNNYEMNQNVAYAVYARAALNRQDYPTAESYAVKARTGYNLMSATEYKAGFSNPNQEWIWSSYGAADETLYFYQYFAYIGYNSSASNVRTYPKCISKELYQKIPATDIRRGLFLDPTGYTYTASSGVAGTALKARAFTLYPDIYSTSTVYAYMQFKMKASDQPGVGHLNHFRSSEMYLIEAEAQYFQNKPATTVAATLEALTKASGRDASYTCTKTGTALLDEIKLYRAIELWGEGFDWFDLKRWGDPLVRKDPAAGGNFLTALAISIQPAETNKWTWVIPLKETDFNDALN; encoded by the coding sequence ATGAAGAGGATAATAAACATAAGCTTGCTGTCGGTTTCTTTGCTGGCAGCCTCCTGTAAGAAAGATTATCTCAGCACCGTACCTACGGATGCTACTGGTTCCGCCACCGTATTTGCCACTACGGAAAATGCGAAAGGTGCGGTGAACGGTCTTGCTAAAATGATGACCAGCCAGTACCTGAGCGTGCAGGGCTTAAATGGTGAAGGTTCTATCAAAATGTGGTGGGGTAACTATCCTGGTGCGCACTTCTATGTGAACCTGCCGGGTTGGGCTACCGTGATCAACTCTATGAACCACGAGAACGCGTCCAGCACTTACACGTTCTACCCTTGGTATTACTATTATAAGATCATCTCGAACGCAAACACGATCGTAGTAAATATCGATAATGCAACCGGCCCGGAATCCGATAAGCAATTCATCAAAGCGCAGGCGCTTACTTACCGTGCCTATTCTTATATGATGCTGGCGCAGCTGTATGGCTACCGCTGGAGCGATTCCCAGAACGGTTCTACTGGCGGTTTAGTGTTGAGAACAGACGTTTCTACAGGCGATATGCCACTTTCTACACTGGCAGAAACTTACGCTTTGATTTATGCTGACCTGGATAAAGCAATCGAATTGTATACCCAGTCCGGCAAAAGCAGGAGCAACAATTACGAGATGAACCAGAATGTAGCCTACGCTGTTTATGCCCGCGCGGCACTTAACAGGCAAGACTACCCTACGGCTGAATCATATGCTGTAAAGGCAAGAACAGGTTACAACCTGATGAGCGCTACAGAATACAAAGCTGGTTTTAGCAATCCGAACCAGGAATGGATTTGGAGCAGCTACGGTGCGGCAGACGAAACACTGTATTTCTACCAGTACTTTGCTTACATCGGCTACAATTCCAGCGCATCGAACGTAAGAACGTATCCGAAATGTATCAGCAAAGAGTTGTATCAGAAGATTCCGGCTACCGATATCCGCAGAGGACTGTTCCTGGATCCGACCGGGTATACCTACACTGCATCCAGCGGTGTGGCTGGCACTGCGCTGAAGGCCCGTGCATTCACCCTCTACCCGGATATTTACAGTACATCTACCGTTTACGCTTACATGCAATTTAAGATGAAAGCGAGCGACCAGCCGGGTGTTGGTCACCTGAACCACTTCCGTTCTTCTGAAATGTACCTGATCGAAGCAGAGGCCCAGTATTTCCAGAATAAACCAGCTACTACGGTAGCGGCCACCCTGGAGGCGCTTACAAAGGCTTCTGGCCGCGATGCGAGCTACACCTGTACCAAAACCGGTACCGCGTTACTGGACGAAATCAAATTATATCGCGCTATAGAACTGTGGGGCGAAGGGTTCGACTGGTTCGATCTGAAACGTTGGGGCGATCCGTTGGTTCGTAAGGATCCTGCTGCGGGTGGCAACTTCCTCACAGCACTTGCCATTTCCATCCAACCTGCCGAAACCAATAAATGGACGTGGGTGATTCCGTTGAAGGAAACCGATTTTAACGACGCGCTGAACTAG
- a CDS encoding SusC/RagA family TonB-linked outer membrane protein — MRQKLLGLFLMTVLQVTVAFAQDRKVTGRVTDATDGSGIPGTSVIIKGTNTGTLTDGNGNFTINVPAGKELLFRSIGFGEKTIAVGQSAVLNVSLTTQTGDLNEVVVVAYGKAKKESITGSVAGVTSKDIEKRPVSNPISVLEGAAPGIQVNNTTGQPGAGPDVRIRGFTSNSSSGANAPLYVIDGVPFAGNVADINPNDIESVTVLKDAASSALYGSRGSNGVIIMTTKRAKGADGSINVVVNQGVYTRGIKEYERLSPNEFMETMWTGYRNNLMSTNPTLYPNAAAAGAKASASLVSDYLLLNIYDKDATALFDANGKLVADARIKSGYLGDLDWYKDIERRGYRQDYTISGTARSKKSNLYYSLGYLDEKGYVTTTDYQRVTGRINADVQAKEWMKYGFNLAGSHQKTNSAPGNTGDANSFVNPFNFARGMAPIYPVHMHDVTTGEYLLDEQGNKQYDDGNGTRGQSVGRHATWENELNQDRTIRNTLQGQIFIDFKFLKDFNFTLKGDMNVRNSDNNSYSNALIGDGSGNNGRASSTNYRYKNYTAQQLLTWGKNFGVHHVDALVAHENYYENTNYLYAYKTNQTFPGQVDFSNFTQITSLDGYKLDYRTEGYLSRVRYNYDEKYYIDGSFRRDGSSRFYKDVRWGNFWSVGGGWLLSKENFFQPLANVVDYAKVRASYGEVGNDLAAGRYAWMDLYTLDQNGNAPALYKIQNPALDLIWETSNSITAAVEGRIFDRANFTVEYFDKRSQNLIYDINLPLSAGATSSTASSSIMTKNIGSISNKGLEVSFDVDVVKTKDWRWNVGANATWMTNKVVKLPEENRENGIVSGNYKLLENHSLYDFWTYQYAGVDQMTGNALYLADDERFDPTKTGEAWMAFLVPINGKNYTRNTTYAKRDWSGSAIPNMYGSFTSALTFKGVTLSGLFTYSVGGKTYDDSYLGLMTMSGSVGNLHKDILNAWDGVPEGMTETSANRIDPKGVPVVDFSRSNLNNAMSTRFLQDGSYFVIKNIALSYALPVSVIKRADLTSVRINAGVENLATFTKLQGMNPQQSWNGRSVSAFVTPRVFSVGVNIGL; from the coding sequence ATGAGGCAAAAATTGCTAGGTCTATTCTTAATGACGGTGCTACAGGTTACAGTGGCATTTGCCCAGGACAGGAAGGTAACGGGTAGGGTTACCGATGCTACTGATGGAAGCGGCATCCCTGGTACTTCAGTAATTATCAAGGGGACTAATACCGGTACCCTCACTGACGGCAATGGTAACTTTACCATTAATGTTCCCGCAGGCAAAGAGCTGCTTTTCCGTTCGATCGGTTTTGGCGAAAAAACAATTGCTGTAGGGCAAAGCGCTGTGCTCAATGTTTCGCTCACCACGCAAACCGGCGACCTCAACGAGGTAGTGGTTGTTGCTTATGGTAAAGCGAAAAAAGAATCTATCACTGGTTCAGTAGCCGGCGTAACTTCAAAGGATATTGAAAAACGTCCCGTATCTAACCCGATCTCCGTATTGGAAGGTGCTGCGCCTGGTATTCAGGTGAATAACACTACTGGTCAGCCAGGTGCTGGTCCGGACGTGCGTATCCGTGGTTTTACTTCCAACTCTTCAAGCGGTGCGAACGCGCCTTTGTATGTGATCGATGGTGTTCCGTTTGCAGGTAACGTGGCAGACATTAACCCGAACGATATTGAATCTGTTACTGTACTGAAAGATGCGGCATCTTCTGCATTGTACGGTTCGCGCGGTTCCAACGGTGTGATCATCATGACCACTAAAAGAGCGAAAGGTGCGGATGGTTCTATTAATGTAGTCGTTAACCAGGGTGTATATACCCGTGGTATTAAAGAATACGAGCGTTTGTCGCCTAACGAGTTCATGGAAACAATGTGGACCGGTTACAGGAATAACCTGATGTCAACCAATCCAACACTTTATCCGAATGCAGCTGCTGCCGGTGCCAAGGCTTCTGCAAGCCTGGTGTCTGACTACCTGTTACTCAACATCTATGATAAAGATGCTACTGCTTTGTTTGATGCTAACGGCAAACTGGTGGCTGATGCAAGAATAAAATCCGGTTACCTCGGCGACCTCGATTGGTACAAGGACATTGAGAGAAGAGGCTACCGCCAGGATTACACGATCAGCGGTACAGCCCGCAGCAAAAAAAGCAACCTGTACTACTCCCTGGGCTACCTGGATGAGAAAGGTTATGTAACTACAACCGATTATCAACGTGTAACCGGTAGGATCAACGCCGATGTACAGGCGAAAGAATGGATGAAGTACGGCTTCAACCTGGCGGGTTCTCACCAGAAAACGAACAGTGCACCCGGTAATACAGGCGACGCCAACTCTTTCGTAAACCCGTTCAACTTTGCACGCGGTATGGCGCCTATCTATCCTGTACACATGCACGACGTCACCACCGGTGAATACCTGCTGGATGAACAGGGTAACAAACAATACGACGATGGTAACGGTACCCGTGGCCAGAGTGTTGGTCGCCACGCCACCTGGGAAAACGAATTGAACCAGGACCGTACGATCCGTAATACCTTACAGGGCCAGATTTTTATCGATTTCAAATTCCTGAAGGATTTCAACTTTACGCTGAAAGGCGATATGAACGTGCGTAACAGCGATAACAATTCTTACAGCAACGCATTGATTGGCGATGGTTCCGGTAACAACGGCCGCGCATCTTCTACCAATTACCGTTATAAAAACTACACCGCTCAGCAATTGCTGACATGGGGTAAAAACTTCGGTGTTCATCATGTTGATGCATTGGTTGCTCACGAGAACTATTACGAAAATACTAACTACCTGTACGCATATAAAACGAATCAGACATTCCCTGGCCAGGTGGATTTCTCTAACTTCACCCAAATTACCAGCCTGGATGGTTACAAACTGGATTACAGAACGGAAGGCTACCTCTCCCGCGTACGTTACAACTACGATGAGAAGTATTACATCGACGGTTCCTTCAGGCGCGATGGCTCATCAAGGTTCTACAAAGATGTTCGTTGGGGTAACTTCTGGTCTGTTGGTGGCGGTTGGTTGCTGTCTAAAGAAAACTTCTTCCAGCCATTAGCGAATGTAGTGGATTACGCAAAAGTGCGTGCATCTTACGGTGAAGTTGGTAATGACCTGGCAGCAGGAAGGTATGCATGGATGGACCTGTACACCCTTGACCAGAATGGTAATGCGCCTGCTTTGTACAAAATACAAAACCCTGCATTGGACCTTATTTGGGAAACTTCTAACTCCATCACTGCTGCAGTAGAGGGTCGCATCTTCGATCGCGCAAACTTCACGGTGGAGTATTTCGACAAACGTTCTCAGAACCTGATCTATGATATCAACCTGCCATTGTCTGCAGGTGCCACATCTTCTACAGCTTCCAGCTCTATTATGACAAAAAACATCGGTTCTATTTCCAACAAAGGCCTGGAGGTTTCATTTGATGTGGATGTTGTAAAAACAAAAGACTGGCGCTGGAACGTGGGTGCAAATGCCACCTGGATGACGAACAAAGTAGTGAAACTGCCCGAAGAAAACCGTGAGAACGGTATCGTCAGCGGCAACTACAAACTGCTCGAAAACCATAGCCTGTACGACTTCTGGACGTACCAGTACGCTGGTGTAGACCAGATGACCGGTAACGCACTGTATCTCGCTGATGACGAGCGTTTCGATCCGACCAAAACCGGCGAAGCATGGATGGCTTTCCTTGTGCCGATCAACGGTAAAAATTATACTCGTAACACCACTTACGCAAAACGTGACTGGAGTGGTAGCGCTATTCCGAACATGTACGGCAGCTTCACTTCTGCGTTGACATTCAAAGGTGTTACATTGTCTGGCTTGTTCACTTACTCTGTAGGTGGCAAAACTTACGACGATTCTTACCTGGGCCTGATGACGATGTCTGGTTCTGTAGGTAACCTGCACAAAGACATCCTGAATGCCTGGGACGGCGTGCCCGAAGGTATGACCGAAACTTCTGCCAACCGCATAGATCCTAAAGGTGTACCGGTAGTAGACTTTTCAAGAAGTAACCTGAACAACGCGATGTCTACACGCTTCCTGCAGGATGGATCTTACTTCGTGATCAAAAACATTGCTTTGAGCTATGCACTGCCAGTGTCTGTAATTAAGAGAGCAGATCTGACTTCTGTAAGAATTAATGCCGGCGTAGAAAACCTGGCCACCTTTACCAAACTGCAGGGCATGAACCCCCAGCAGTCATGGAACGGCAGAAGCGTGAGTGCTTTTGTAACGCCAAGAGTATTTTCTGTAGGTGTAAACATCGGTCTGTAA